The Dyadobacter sp. 676 DNA window TATACCTGGTTATCAATCCCAAAGTACTGCCATTTACAGCGGCGATATTGCTCAGTGTAGTAACTGTACTTACCAGTGGCAATGGATTGATGGTCTTGCCCCTGGGCGCTCTTTTGCTCTTCCTTTCGCAGAACCGGAAGCGGTTTGCATTATGGCTGATTATAAGCGCCGCTGAGATATTCTGCTATTTCTATTGGTATACCAAACCTGAATCCAACCCCGAATCGAAGGCCAATATTGTACAGCTTGCAAAAGGCTATATGGCATTCCTGGGTTCTTTTGCCGAGTCCATTCCGGTACTCGATCATTTCAAGGTGTGCCTTTTTCTCGGTATCGTGCTGTTCCTGGTTGCGGTTTCAATCGCCTCCACTACCCTTTTCAGGATTCTACGAAATAAATATTCAGTCAAATTCGAGCGGACCACCGACTTGTTTTGCCTTGGCGTAATCCTGTTCATTCTCGGAACGGCGTTGATCGTGGTGTATACGCGGGCCGGTTTTGGACTGGAAGGGCTGATTACAAGCCGGTATAAAATCTATTCGGTACTTCTGTTGATCACGGCCTACATTTACGTAGTAGTCCCGATACGCGGCAGCTTCCTTTCGCCTTACATTACCGCTATTATCGCGTTGGCAGTCACATTTAATGTGTTCAGTTACCATTATCATCTGGTGGATGCCTACAATCTGAGAAAGCAGCTGGTAACGTGGCAGTTCAACTGGACATTTACGGATAAATCCCTGAAATATCCGGCAGATACGTCATTTACGGCTAACATCGTCGAGAAAACGCCCGTCATTTACGACAAATGGCTGCCGCTCATCGCCATTGCCGACCGCCAGAACTACGCCGGAAGCTCGCGCGGAATGGTCGACTTATATGATAAGACCACATTCGCGACAGATACCGCGTCTATTAAAGTAAGCAACACCACATTCACCAGCCAGCGTTTGCAGGACAGCGGCGTGTATGTGCTTTTGAGTTCGGACAAATGCTATTACATTTTCCCGGCCCTGCGTACGCGGAACACGAGCCGCAGGCAGCTGTTTCTGAAACAATATTACTTCGCCCCCGGCTTCTATGCCGACATTCCGTTTTCTGAAATGGACAAGGGCACCTACAAAGTGGCGCTCATCCATCAACAAGGAGATCAAACCGGCATTTTGTTCAAAGACCAGCGTGTGACGGTCAAAGAATCGCGTAAAAAAGAAGTGAAAGTTAACTGGTAACCATGCGCACCAATTCGGAAGGACACATTATTCAACTCGACGGCGTGCGCTTTATCGCGGTGGGACTGGTCCTGCTCGACCACCTGATCGTGGAAATCAATATCATCCCGTTTGGTGCGCTGGGGGTAACGATCTTTTTCGTCCTCAGCGGTTTCCTGATTTCCCGCATTCTGCTCAAAAGCAAGGAAAAGACGTACGGAACGCCCGGCGGCTTCAAAAAATACCTGCGTAAGTTCCTGATCCGCAGAACGATCCGCATTTTCCCGGTCTACTACCTGATCATCGCTTTGCTGTTCATCTTCAACGTGCCGCCGGTCCGCGAGAAGCTGGCCTGGCTCGCATTGTACGGGACCAACATTTATATTGCCCTGCACAAAACGTGGATGGGCTCAGTGGACCATTTGTGGTCGCTGGCCGTGGAAGAACAGGTGTACCTTTTCTTTCCCTTTCTGATATTCTTCATTCCAAAGAACAGACTGGTGCCTGTGCTGGGTTTAATGGGCATTTTCAGTATCCTTCTGCGCTTTTACATTTTCTACACCGGCAGGATACCCGGTACCAACTTCGTCACCATGGGCGAATGGACGGTCGCGTACGTATCCACGCCCGCATGTTTCGATTCTTTCGCATTGGGCGGGTTGATGGCCTGGACGCAGCTGTATAAGAATGATTTGTTTGTTAAATTCTTCAATAAGTCATGGCCGGTTCTGCTTGGATTACTGGGATGGGTACTGGTACAATGGTGGGCCAAATCGCTCGCGCAGCCTTTCAACTTCCCGTACGTGGTGCTCGACAGAACCATGTCGTCCATTTTCGGGTTTATGCTCATAGGACGCGCTGTGATGGGTTTCAGGGGCTGGATGGCCGCGTTTCTTGAAAATCCGGTGTGTATTTATCTTGGCAAAATCAGCTATGGCCTGTACCTGTACCACAATTTTGTTTACAACCACTTTCACAGCGGTCCCATGCACCCGACGGTCAGGCTTTTCCGTAAAATCTATCAATATATCCCCAGTCTCGAAGGCAATATCGCGTTCGAAGCAACAGTCGTGGTAGCGCTCACTGTCTTAGTGGCGTCGGTTTCCTGGCACTTTTTCGAGAAACCGATTAACGCCCTGAAAGACAAGTACGCTTACTAAATAATGGACCCCCATAGCCCGGTTACAGGCTTTATTTATTAATTTCGCGCAACCATACCA harbors:
- a CDS encoding acyltransferase, with protein sequence MRTNSEGHIIQLDGVRFIAVGLVLLDHLIVEINIIPFGALGVTIFFVLSGFLISRILLKSKEKTYGTPGGFKKYLRKFLIRRTIRIFPVYYLIIALLFIFNVPPVREKLAWLALYGTNIYIALHKTWMGSVDHLWSLAVEEQVYLFFPFLIFFIPKNRLVPVLGLMGIFSILLRFYIFYTGRIPGTNFVTMGEWTVAYVSTPACFDSFALGGLMAWTQLYKNDLFVKFFNKSWPVLLGLLGWVLVQWWAKSLAQPFNFPYVVLDRTMSSIFGFMLIGRAVMGFRGWMAAFLENPVCIYLGKISYGLYLYHNFVYNHFHSGPMHPTVRLFRKIYQYIPSLEGNIAFEATVVVALTVLVASVSWHFFEKPINALKDKYAY